A segment of the Echinicola strongylocentroti genome:
ACTTTTTTAACAATGGGCAATTAAGGGGATTTCAAAATATCTTTTCTTCAAGCTTTACGGCTTCAGCTAACCTCCCTAATATTAATTCTATAAATCTTCCGTTGGTCAATTGAAACCTTTAAAAGACGCCATAGAGGAGGGGGCTATTCGTGCCCGCTTGCCATGCTATACCACCTCTCGTGAATCTCCCGATGGTCGATTTCAAACCCGAGGGTTCTCATCCCTTCCATTTTACTGGAACCGGATATCAAAACCTATTGTGATTTCGCATCGCCAAAGGCAGAATTTACGTTGCAGAGAGGAAGGGATTCGAACCCTCGATACCCTTTAGGGGTATACACGCTTTCCAGGCGTGCTCCTTCGACCGCTCGGACACCTCTCTGTGTTTTTTTGGTCTCAATTGAGGCGACAAATAAATATATAATATTTAGTTCCTGCAAGGAAAACAGTGCTTAATTTCCCCCTTAACATTTGCTATTTTTCTTTTACGGCCTTCCAAACCCCACTACACTACTGAAAATCAAAAGATTGCTTTTACTAAATGTTTTTCCATTTTAAGCACCCAAAACAGGAACCATTTTGTCATTATTTGCTAGTTAAGGACATCTCACCAGCCAGAGGTGTAATCAATTTCCTTCTGATTTCATCTTCATCCGTTTCGTTGGCCAATAGAAACATCATCTTACATATAGCGGCTTCGGAGGTAATATCCCCTCCACTGAGCACCCCCAGTCGTTTAAGTTCCTTGCTTGTTTCATACCTCCCTTGGATCACTCGGCCACCATTGCACTGGGACACGTTCAGGATGATGATCCCTTTGTCCACTGCCTTCTGGATAGTATCTATAAACCAAGGCTCAGTAGGGCTATTACCTGAGCCATATGTCTCCAAAACCACTCCCCTCAAGTCTTTTATATTAAAGATGCTATCGATTACCTCTGCTGTAATCCCTGGAAACAACTTCAAGATCATCACCCGTTTGTCCAGCTTATTGAGGTACCTTAACTGCACTCCTTCCTTATAGGGTTTGATCGCAGCATAATTATAATCAATAACAATCCCTGACTCTGCCAAAGGAGGGTAATTCTCTGATTCAAACGCATCAAAGTGGACACTCTGCATCTTTTTGGCACGATTGCCCCGTAGCAGCATATGGTTAAAGAAAATACATACTTCAGGCACTATAGGCTTCCCGTTGGCTTTGCTAATGGCTATCTCCAATGAGGTCATCAGGTTTTCCCGTGCATCCGATCTCATTGCACTGATCGGAAGTTGAGCTCCGGTAAAAATCACCGGTTTGGTCAGGCCTTTTAACATAAAACTCAGCATGGAGGCAGAATAAGCCATCGTATCCGTCCCGTGAAGCACCACAAAACCATCGTAGGTATCGTAGTTTTCATAAACAATATAGGCCATATCTACCCAATGCTGCATATTGACATTCGAACTGTCAATCGGTTCAGGAAATGAGATGACCGTAATGGCAATGTTAAGGTTACCTAAATTGGGTATTTTTTCTAGGATTTGGCCAAAATTAAACGGAACCAGTGCTCCTGATTCGTCATAAGCCATTCCCAATGTCCCTCCCGTATAAATAATCAGCACTGAGGACTTAATCTCACTTTTTGCCGCTGTATTTAATCTTACGATTTTATAATTCATCCTTCAGGCCGGTTAAAGAGTTGATTTGCATTTACGTTCGTGGTTTTGGCGACCTTATCCATGGTGGATTCAGTAAGGTCCCCTACCCGTTCGGCAATAATCGGAATATACTCTGGTGAATTTCTTTTGCCCCTGTAGGGAACCGGCGCCAAATAAGGCCCATCTGTCTCCAACACTAAATGATCCAGGCCAATTTCAGGCAGCACCTTATCCAGCCCTCCGTTCTTGAAAGTGGAAACTCCTCCAATCCCCAACAAAAAACCCATTTCTATAATTTCCTTTGCTTGCTTCACTGTACCCGTAAAGCAATGGAAAATACCAGTGAGACGGGCATCGTTCATCTCGCGGATAATGGCTATGGTTTCATCGATTGATTCTCGACAGTGAAGCACGATAGGAATTTGTTTTTCTTTCGCCCAGCCCACTTGGATCTTGAGCGCTTCCTTTTGTATATCAAAAGAGCTCTTATCCCAGTACAGGTCAGTCCCGATCTCGCCGATAGCAACAAACGGACGCTTAGAAAGCCAATCCTCCATCACGTATAATTGCTTTTCAAAATCCTTATCCACATCACAGGGATGAAGCCCCATCATGGGTACGCACACAGCCGGATAACGCTGTTCGGCCTCCAACATGGCGTCGATCGATTCCACATCTACATTGGGCATGTAGATTTTATTCACCCCATTTGCTTTGCACCTTTCAATGACCTCATCTCTGTCATCGTCATACTTCTTGGAATAAATATGGGCATGGGTATCAATAAATTGCATCAGTATCTCCTCTCTTTCCAGTTAATTTTCGAAGGCCAAAAATAATACACTATTGTTGACCATGAAATTACTAGATAATAAACTTCAAAAATAAATAATTCCCAAACAGGAATAGAAATACTTGCTTTTTTTGCCAGAAACCACACAAAACATACCTGCAAAAAGACTTTACCCCCCCAAATAACCAGCCCCAAGCTTGGATCAAAAAAGATTATGCTTAGCACAAATGGAAAAAACAGTGCCTGTAGTGCCAATAATGCCTGCCAGTACCACCCAAGACTCAAAGCCCCCTTCATCCAGCGCTTGCGTTGCTTTAATAAATCTGCCACCCCTGTCTCCGCTTTGGTGGTCACAAGACTCTCTTCTACAAACTCAAATACCGGACGATACCC
Coding sequences within it:
- a CDS encoding TatD family hydrolase — its product is MQFIDTHAHIYSKKYDDDRDEVIERCKANGVNKIYMPNVDVESIDAMLEAEQRYPAVCVPMMGLHPCDVDKDFEKQLYVMEDWLSKRPFVAIGEIGTDLYWDKSSFDIQKEALKIQVGWAKEKQIPIVLHCRESIDETIAIIREMNDARLTGIFHCFTGTVKQAKEIIEMGFLLGIGGVSTFKNGGLDKVLPEIGLDHLVLETDGPYLAPVPYRGKRNSPEYIPIIAERVGDLTESTMDKVAKTTNVNANQLFNRPEG
- a CDS encoding asparaginase; protein product: MNYKIVRLNTAAKSEIKSSVLIIYTGGTLGMAYDESGALVPFNFGQILEKIPNLGNLNIAITVISFPEPIDSSNVNMQHWVDMAYIVYENYDTYDGFVVLHGTDTMAYSASMLSFMLKGLTKPVIFTGAQLPISAMRSDARENLMTSLEIAISKANGKPIVPEVCIFFNHMLLRGNRAKKMQSVHFDAFESENYPPLAESGIVIDYNYAAIKPYKEGVQLRYLNKLDKRVMILKLFPGITAEVIDSIFNIKDLRGVVLETYGSGNSPTEPWFIDTIQKAVDKGIIILNVSQCNGGRVIQGRYETSKELKRLGVLSGGDITSEAAICKMMFLLANETDEDEIRRKLITPLAGEMSLTSK